A segment of the Populus alba chromosome 9, ASM523922v2, whole genome shotgun sequence genome:
AactcaaatataaaagaatataaaaataaaacctcttaattttaaattaaatttttataactaAACTATCTATTAAATGATTACTTCCTCCTCGTCTGTTGCTTGTAGAGTTGAAGCCATTGTGGTTCTCAAGCAACCCATCCttctttatttcaatttctcttctctctctccctctctctctctcttttcctgtCTCTATCCTCCTGGTTACTAGGCACGGGCGGAATGAAGGGGTTGGCAGGTTctctataatttgaacttttcAAACTAAAACTCCTAGCTCCACTCCTGTTTCTACATCtgtctcttctctttctttcttttcaccttAGCCAGAACGACAGctgttcttcttccttcttctgttattataatcatatttttttttggatgtttgGGCCTCCGGGCCAGCCTTTTTAGATTTTGTCTGTggctgtattttttaaaaaaattaaaattttatcttactttaaattatattttttattgttttcttttaaatgtattaattataaaatccaCTTTAAAAGTTGATTCTCATTTTTCTATGTCTAGAATGCGTTCATAATTAGTATTATTAAGAGAcgttaacaaataaaaataattaaatgattatcttatttttcttataaaatattggtaagacttttcattttttctctcttgtcatgagaaagttttttttttttaagagaaaaacttATTATCGAAACCTTCATATAAAGAATGCCACATGTTATTATAGGAACAtagactatttatttttattaaataatataaatttattttgtatataaataataaaataactggATGTTCAATCTCTAAAACGGCTTTTTGCTAATAATGAGATGATATTCGcatacaaatataaatttttaatttgatttggatGTCCAAATAATTTACCAACTACATTGTTGTAGAAAAAATTACTCAATGAATACatagatataataataataataataatttaatatatttttaaaattctctctcatatttctcttaaatttttatatttatatttttaattaaataaaaagaaatagttaTATCTTGAGGATTATAAATTTTCTcgtaaaaaagtaaaaaaacagaGGGTGATTGATTTGTAGGATTGCTAGTTTTGAAGTTAAAGTgctcttcacttttattttgataattttttatttgatttgtattttttttttatgtgatagaAAATGCATTTGTATATTCTaacatgattaaataaaaatatcaccaAGGATACTTGTTCAATATCTATAATCTATTCTCTTAAGTTCTTACATTTTTTTACTGTACTAGGAAGGATAGTATTGATTTTATGGACAATTGAATTCAAAtcctcaattattattttttttcaaatttgttctgtaaaaggaaaacactattttttttttttatgcgaaaaggaaaaggaaacttGGAAAGCCGGTTATCCTCCCCAGACATTCATTACACTCTCGGTCTAATTCGGAGATTTTACCAGCTGGAAGGAATCCAGCTATCCATTCGGCATCTCGTCCTCGCAAGCTTCTTTCTCGTGACACGCAAAAAGAAGAAGcacttctctctcttctccaaGCAGCAAAGTCGAAATCTGGTTTCATCAGGTAAATTGATCTCACTCCCAAATCGATCTCTAACTGGATAATCGTCTACTTGTAGGTTAATTGATCATGGATTTTTGTTAACGATCACTGTTAGGGTCTCAAACTGTGGTTTGATTTGAGATTCCAATATTTAAATTCTTGATCTGGCTTCCAGTTCTTGAGATTAGGATTTTAGGGATTATGCTTTCTGGCATGGTTGCATGTGCTTTCTGTTAAGCTTCATTGTTCTTGTAATGCTCCAACATTGTcccgttttgttttgttgttgcttGCTTGAAATTTCATCGTAAAAGGTTCTGTTTTTCCATATACGCATCAAATTTTGTTAATTCTGTACTGTATTAGTTCTCTTACTGAATCAACTATCAAGTCTGCGAAAGAAAATggtttcatcttttttaatccttttttttttggccaatAGGAGCTTAAAGTGACAGTGGGTCTATATTGGtcaagactctctctctctgtattggGTTCCCTGAATGCACTGATGATCGTGGATTGTTCTTCCCCTTTGCATCTAAAGAGAAGGAGACTTACCACAGTTGATGTCATGGAAGCTGAAGCTGCTAAGGCCAAGTTTGCAGCTGTTAAAGAGAAATTCGGGCATGACCTTCATGTGTTTGAAACATCGGTAGTCTCTTCGTCGTTGGCTCAAGCGTCCAATGATGAGGATACAGATGATTTTTATGAGTTCACTACAGAGGATTATTATCGACTTCTGCCGACAAAGAAggaagataaatatttaaagacaaaaaagattCGAGAAGCAGAAGAAGCTGCTCACAGGTCAAGAATAACAAAAACTGCAATTAGGATTCGTTTTCCTGATAATCATACATTGGAGGTGGTATTTCATCCATCTGAAAAGATTCAGAGCTTATTTGATCTTCTCTCAAGAGTGCTTGCTCAGCCAGTGGTACCTTTTTACTTGTATACCACTCCTCCAAAGAAGCAAATCAAAGACTTGTCACAGGATTTTTACTCGGCCGGTCTGGTTCCTGGTGCAATCGTGTATTTTTCATACGATAAGCCAAATGGAGAGGATAATGCAGCTTTCAGTTCTGGTCCCTTCCTCCAAGAAGAGGTTATGTCTTTGAAAGGTTTGGATGTTGTGCCTGAGCCAGCAGAGCCGGTCCAGACTGCCCTGGAACCTGTAAGAACAGCTCCTCCTCCGGTGCCACAAGAGCCCAAGGCTGCTGGGAAAAAACCCGTCAAGCCAAAATGGCTAAAAATGTGATCTGACAGAGCTCTTCTAGCCAAGACCCAGCATCCAAAAACAACTCTATCGGATAGAAGCATGCACGCTTCTAAGGTTGTTTCTTGCTCTTAATTGTGTGAAAGTTGCAACAGTTCCAGAGGAACTCACTCCTTTTCCtatgacatttttttaaaaggttgttTATTGCTTATAATTGTGTGAATACAAGTCGACtgtcagaaaaataaaagggaaggatggtttcttcttttatctttaTACTGCTCTATGATTATCTTAGAAATTGAAAAATGGATCAAAATGATGCGCACGGGTCTGTCTTAGTTTGATGACCTATAGTATTTATGTATGGCAATCCTCTCTCTCGACCCTTTTGCACGCATCTAACCAACCATCTTCAAGTGGACTGTGCTCTTCTCCCCCACACCCCCCCATTCCATGATCGACTCAACTGCAGTTTTCTCATGGttaatgtttttcattaatttcctGCTTATCATATATCGGGGCAGCCAATCGTGCACCGAAAAACTTTCTTCTTGTGTGCGCGTGTGGTTGCTTTTTATGCTGTAAGGTTTTGCACGCTTGTGAAGACGTGAATATAGAGAACATCTTATAGTAGAAGCAAGCTAGCTACCTCTGATAGGTTCTAATCTATCTTTACCACGCAAATTCTGTCTGTTAACCAAAGTATCGGCTTACCGTAAAAACCACGTCGTTGTTGTGTATATGAACCGTCAATTTCCTCTGATATTACTTGAATCCAAATTCAATTCGATTACAACCAAGTCATGGAAGGCGGCAGAAGGGATGTAGTGAACTGGTGAATAAAATCTACAGATCACTTTTTAGCATGAAGTTTGACTAAAATGGATCCAAATGTCGATGACATGACATTCCAGACCATTGGTGGCTGGTCTGGTTATCTCTGTTGTTCAGAAAAGTTGCCATTAagcaaaaggaaagagaaaatgtCACAGTTgcaaaattaagttaaattaaatagtaACTGATATGTCTGAGTGAATAAACGAATAACAAACGTCCAAGATTTTGGACAATGGGAGAGAAAGGAAAGCATCGGGCAATGCTTTATTTATTCTCCAAGCAAAGCATGCCAATACATACCTGCAAGAAAAGTTGATCGGTTGTTAGTAAAAAGGAATCATGTAATAACTATTACATGGTAAATTATATCTGATTGATTGTTACACAGAGAAAAAAGACATTGAGATATTCTTAAGGCCTCAACCTGTCATGTATCTTGTTTATTTCTTGCTTCTCCTCTGTTATGTCATAGGCTCCATGGCGTCTCTTCTTGTACTTATTATTCTGTTTCAATGAATTAGCTGATTTTATCGAAGTCCTTAACCTGCAAACCATGTTGAGCTTCATTAGGCCGATTGTTATGTTCTATTTCTAGGATGTAATGGAAATCGACCATAcaaaaaagcaaaggaaaatgTGAAGTTTCTCTTcttatttttctgtttattttgcTGTCCTGGAAAATTTACATGTTTGATGAGTCCATTTACTGataataattttctaatattttatcaGCCAATAAATTAATGACTTTGTCTCGAGGCATTTACCATAATACTTCTTGGATCACtggacttattttttaattcatgatgATAAAATGCTGATTTGGAGTTCGACATGTGATTTGATTTACTCCAGAAACACCACCCCGATTAGATGGCTTAATTTCCTGAAGTTACTCCCCCATTTTCTCCTCATTGCAAGCAATCAATTATAGCCACCCAACTCACAAAAACCAATAGACGAAAGAAAATGGTGCACTCCGTGAAAAATAGAAAGGTTTCGTTTGCAAACAGCCCTCTGCAATTCAGGAGGAGGGGGgtaataaagaaagagagagagagacagagagagagaagcaaagACGTAGGGAATGGACAGCGTTCACGCAGTTAATGGCTCGGCTCCAGCTTGCCCTGATTTCATTTCGTATACGGTAAAAAATGCAGCAGGAAAGGTGATCTCCATCGTCTTGGCATTTGTTTTCAGCAACCTCTCACACCAGCTTCTAAAGCCTCTATCCCAGCCACGCATAGCTTCTGATATTGCTGTAGGTTTCTCTCCCACCCCTCTCTTTCTTCCGTTCAATAAATACGTGACAACTATTTCCAATTAAGAAGCTTGATTTTGTTATTGAGATAGTATTTCTTGTGTGTAATCTTTATTGGCCGCAGGTGGGCCTGGTTCTTGGCAACATAGGTTTGATTCGCCATGCTTTCGATGAGCAATTTATCGACATATTAAACTCTATTGCTGAATTTGGTATGATATGTTACATGTTTGTGCTGGGAATGGAGATGGATCCATACGTAATCTTTAAAGCACCATCAAGAAGTGCTATGGTAGCCTATGCTGGAATGGTGCCCACAATCATTCTAGCTTGCAGCATGACCCTATTGCTGCACTATTATCAGCACCCTACCATTGGTTTCACTTTTTCCCTCTCCACCACTCTCTCTGGCAGTTCCTCCCATATACTAACTCGCCTTATAACCAGTCTCAAAATAGGCAAGTCGGATATAGGAAAACTTGTAATTGCAGCAGGAATGCACTCTGACATGATATCCGTGCTTCTCGTCTCCGTCGGATATCTTGGTTTCCCAACCGCTGTCACGGTTAACGATTTTGCTGCAAACATTAGAATGACCTTAACCATGGCTGCTGCTTTGCTGCTCCAAGTAATTTTCACGGCCACAGTTTCACCCATCTTTATGAACTGGGTGAACAACGAAAACCCTGAAGGGAAACCCATGAAAGGTTCCCACTTGGTGCTTTCCGTTGCCTATATGGCATTTGTTTGCAGCGGTGCCCCGATTTATGGATACAGTCCCATTCTCAGCGCATTCGTGGCTGGAGTTTTCTTACCGAGTGAGGGGAGAGTATCAAAATGGGCAGTTGGCAAAATCAACTACCTATTACCTACCATTTTCTACCCAGTGTTCTTCTTTTGGATGGGGTTTCACGCTGATTTCAGCAAATTTGAAGCTAGCCATTGGGAAACATGGGGAAGGTTTTTGGTCCTTGTATTCATCACAATATTTGGCAAAGTGATTGGAACAGTCATATGCGGGGTGATGTTAGGTTTTCATCAGCGTGAATCAGCTGAACTCGGTCTCCTTTTAGCTGCAAAAGgccactttcatgtatttcttgCAGTTATTGGAATCCTGGTAGGTTCCCTGCTTCTCACTATATCGATTCTGCTACGTTCTTCTtcagtttttgcttttttcaaaCGAAGTAGATGACTGGTTACTAACCATGACACTTAAGTTTGAAATATGTTGATTACTGATTTCCAAGTAGATAATTGACAGTTAAAAATGTCATGAAAGGCCTTCGTTTTTTATAAAAGCATCGATGAGGATTTTAGGTGCCAAAAAGCAACCAAAAAGTAGTAGTTTATGCCCCCCAACATGAAGTCCATTGATTTTCCAGCTGTGTTTTGGAGGCAAAAAACTTTCAATCTGAATAATATTGCAAAACAGTTAAGTTTAGCGACACCAAGATTTGGAAAACAATGGTTTTGGTAAGTTCATGTCAGTTGCAGCGTTATTGAACATATCCTGCATTCAATGCAATTTAGCAATGGAAAGTTATGTTAACTCGTTTCTAATATTGCAttcattttgttaaattgattgcAGTTAAACATAACAAGTACTACGACTAGCATTTCAATCATTATTGTGATCTTCCTTTCGGTTCTACCCACCCCATTAGTTGTGTCACAAATCATAAAACGTGCTAGGAAACGTGCACCTACGCAACGAGTGGCTCTTGAGTGGCTCGACCCCTCTAATGAGCTTCGGATCCTGCTATGTATTCAAGGAGTGCATAACGTGCTTTCAACCATCAACCTCATGGAAATTTCTCAAGGGGCATCAGATCCAGGAATTCTT
Coding sequences within it:
- the LOC118027715 gene encoding plant UBX domain-containing protein 1-like, producing MIVDCSSPLHLKRRRLTTVDVMEAEAAKAKFAAVKEKFGHDLHVFETSVVSSSLAQASNDEDTDDFYEFTTEDYYRLLPTKKEDKYLKTKKIREAEEAAHRSRITKTAIRIRFPDNHTLEVVFHPSEKIQSLFDLLSRVLAQPVVPFYLYTTPPKKQIKDLSQDFYSAGLVPGAIVYFSYDKPNGEDNAAFSSGPFLQEEVMSLKGLDVVPEPAEPVQTALEPVRTAPPPVPQEPKAAGKKPVKPKWLKM
- the LOC118027714 gene encoding cation/H(+) antiporter 28, with the translated sequence MDSVHAVNGSAPACPDFISYTVKNAAGKVISIVLAFVFSNLSHQLLKPLSQPRIASDIAVGLVLGNIGLIRHAFDEQFIDILNSIAEFGMICYMFVLGMEMDPYVIFKAPSRSAMVAYAGMVPTIILACSMTLLLHYYQHPTIGFTFSLSTTLSGSSSHILTRLITSLKIGKSDIGKLVIAAGMHSDMISVLLVSVGYLGFPTAVTVNDFAANIRMTLTMAAALLLQVIFTATVSPIFMNWVNNENPEGKPMKGSHLVLSVAYMAFVCSGAPIYGYSPILSAFVAGVFLPSEGRVSKWAVGKINYLLPTIFYPVFFFWMGFHADFSKFEASHWETWGRFLVLVFITIFGKVIGTVICGVMLGFHQRESAELGLLLAAKGHFHVFLAVIGILLNITSTTTSISIIIVIFLSVLPTPLVVSQIIKRARKRAPTQRVALEWLDPSNELRILLCIQGVHNVLSTINLMEISQGASDPGILVYLTDMVELTDQIASTLVQEGMDTVTVMDKDVTEMRDQISTAVQAYVEENGNGITLRRMLALSTFNGMAKDICNLAEDLMISLVILPFHKNRHANGTLDGGNPGFRYVNRKVLRNAPCSVGILVDRGYGLVEKISKSVSSFQVAVIFFGGKDDREALAYAGRVARHPGVKLTVIRFLLDSDSVTASRRAGNCRINAAEQEEEMKLDDESFAQFYERHIAGGHVSYSEKHVANSAETYTTLRSLEGQYGLIIVGRGGRVDSILTIGMNDWQQCPELGPIGDVLSGSDSSHTTSVLIIQQHSLKGELDGVDDEFSIM